Below is a genomic region from Candidatus Binatia bacterium.
GGCCGGTCCAGCTCGGCGTAGATCGTGAAGTCGTGGAACGGCACCGCCGTGTATGCGTCGATCGGCCGCTGCACCTCCGGTGGCACGCTGCGAAAGATGGACGGGATCTGTGTGAAGTTGGCGTTGACCACGACCTTGTTGGCGCGCACCTCCCGCGTCTCGCCGTTCGGGGTCTTGACGACCACGCCCGTGGCGACGTCGTTCTCGACGATCACCTCCGCGACCTCGGTGCCGAGAAACAGCTCGCCGCCGTTCCGCTTCATCGAGTCCGCGAACGGGCGGACGAGCCCCTCGACATGGTTCGGTTTGAACGCGACGCAGTGGGCCTCGCTCATCCACCAGAACCGGAAGGTGCTCAGCAAGCCGCCGGCGGAGAGATACCGCATCGCCTCGTCGGCCTCGCACATCGTCGAGTTGGCCGCGATCGACGCGAAAAAACCGATCACCTGCGGATCGGTGCTCAGCTTGTCTTTGAAGTCGGAGAACGGCATGCACGACAGCGGTTCCCGGAACAGCTCCTCGTACGGGATGGCCGCGGCATAGTTGAACGCCCGGCTGAACGCCCGCTTGGTTGCCGCCGACAACGGTTGCGGAAAGAGACTCTCGTAGTAGCTGATCAGCGCCGACGCCGATGCGCACCGCGGCGCGATCTGAAACTTCATGCCGGTGCCGCGATAGTACAGGCAGGGTTCCGGGACTTCGTAGAAGCGCACATCCGCGTCCACCTCGCGGGCGGCGCGATACCAGGCGCCACCACCCCAGCCCTGGCCGAAAGCCACCCAGTGCTCAAATCCCGTGAACCCCGGCGAGGTCTTGTCCAACTTGATCCGGCCGCCGACCT
It encodes:
- a CDS encoding FAD-dependent oxidoreductase produces the protein MKSQYDVIVVGAGIGGVVCGAYTAAGGLATAMFEKADEVGGRIKLDKTSPGFTGFEHWVAFGQGWGGGAWYRAAREVDADVRFYEVPEPCLYYRGTGMKFQIAPRCASASALISYYESLFPQPLSAATKRAFSRAFNYAAAIPYEELFREPLSCMPFSDFKDKLSTDPQVIGFFASIAANSTMCEADEAMRYLSAGGLLSTFRFWWMSEAHCVAFKPNHVEGLVRPFADSMKRNGGELFLGTEVAEVIVENDVATGVVVKTPNGETREVRANKVVVNANFTQIPSIFRSVPPEVQRPIDAYTAVPFHDFTIYAELDRPITAEPHPVAVVDPKTGGNLLMIWAISNAFPWNAPEGKQLIFASRVLPLDQQQREQVRTTLKGDIDDIIDEVFPGYRRAVVTKHYASHYPLWHYQHTWHKKIPYRSTSVQNLFFVGDCVEPQWSMTVDAAASTGMFTGKAIVRLEGR